The Pontibacter pudoricolor genome contains a region encoding:
- a CDS encoding quinone-dependent dihydroorotate dehydrogenase — MYKSLLRPLLFKLDPEKVHYLTTDALQTVYKLPLAKTISNSMFGVQDPKLERELFGLKFPNPVGLAAGFDKDAKLIDELGNLGFGFIEIGTLTPKGQEGNPKPRLFRLPEDQAIINRMGFNNEGVDAAVARLRNRKSKVIVGGNIGKNKVTPNEEALNDYLYCFKALYDVVDYFVVNVSSPNTPDLRALQEKEPLQQLLLALQEQNSKMPKPKPLLLKIAPDLNEAQLNDIIEIAQEAKLSGIIATNTTISRDGLHTTSQKVQEIGAGGLSGKPLTKRSTEIIRYLRQHLPQTIKLIGVGGIMTAEDALEKLDAGADLVQLYTGFIYEGPSLISQINKKLLAR, encoded by the coding sequence GTGTATAAAAGCCTGCTCCGTCCGTTACTTTTCAAACTCGATCCTGAGAAAGTTCATTACCTGACCACCGATGCCCTGCAAACAGTTTACAAGTTGCCTTTGGCTAAAACGATAAGCAACAGTATGTTCGGGGTGCAGGATCCGAAGCTGGAGCGGGAGTTGTTTGGCCTGAAATTTCCGAACCCGGTTGGGTTGGCAGCTGGTTTTGACAAGGATGCGAAGCTGATTGATGAACTGGGTAACCTGGGTTTTGGTTTTATCGAGATCGGCACCTTGACACCGAAAGGGCAGGAGGGAAACCCGAAGCCGCGTCTTTTTAGATTACCCGAAGACCAGGCCATCATTAACCGCATGGGCTTTAACAACGAAGGCGTGGATGCTGCCGTTGCCCGACTGCGTAACCGGAAAAGCAAGGTTATAGTTGGCGGCAACATCGGCAAAAACAAAGTAACACCCAACGAGGAAGCCCTGAATGACTACCTGTACTGCTTCAAAGCCTTGTATGATGTGGTAGATTATTTTGTGGTTAACGTAAGCTCGCCAAACACTCCGGACCTGCGCGCGCTTCAGGAAAAAGAACCGCTGCAGCAACTTTTACTGGCCTTACAGGAGCAAAACAGCAAAATGCCGAAGCCAAAACCGCTCTTGCTTAAAATTGCACCGGATCTGAACGAAGCCCAGCTAAACGACATTATCGAAATTGCTCAGGAAGCAAAACTGAGTGGCATAATTGCAACCAACACCACTATAAGCCGCGACGGATTGCACACAACATCCCAGAAAGTGCAGGAAATAGGAGCCGGCGGCCTGAGTGGAAAGCCACTTACCAAACGCTCTACCGAAATAATCCGGTACCTGCGCCAGCACCTGCCGCAAACTATAAAACTTATTGGTGTAGGCGGAATTATGACCGCTGAAGATGCCCTGGAGAAACTGGACGCCGGCGCTGACCTGGTGCAGCTATACACGGGTTTCATTTACGAAGGCCCTTCGCTCATCTCCCAGATTAACAAGAAACTGCTGGCCAGATAA
- a CDS encoding M48 family metallopeptidase, translating to MFEGKYYNGRTSKGMPAFITLEPAYIRVAWQTDDETGTEIWDLSEIHNSEFNDANTILEYGKFPRQSISVFEQGFKEALEQQYRDAKFLKSSYSSFAKTGMTGLVVGGLSLLGLAIVLFVWGIPSLAEKVASHFPVSYERAMGAQLHAQMMQGQTIDSAKTEALQKYLSALKVESDFPIHVTVVENDMVNAFAVPGGFIVVHDGILDKMERHEELAGLLGHEIGHVQMRHSTKALTRSLSYFMLASVLFGDVSGIAAVIVDNASTLNNLEYSRTAESDSDKAGLELLVQNKLNPKGMVWLMEKLNSDEPEFLKFISTHPNTNDRIKEIESHIPKTNYKPQPNPELEAAWAELKAD from the coding sequence ATGTTTGAAGGAAAATATTACAACGGGCGTACCTCCAAAGGTATGCCCGCTTTTATTACGCTGGAGCCAGCTTACATCCGGGTAGCCTGGCAAACCGACGACGAGACCGGCACAGAGATCTGGGACCTTTCTGAGATTCACAATTCTGAGTTTAACGACGCCAACACTATCCTGGAGTATGGCAAATTCCCGAGGCAGAGCATTTCTGTTTTTGAGCAGGGTTTTAAAGAAGCGCTGGAACAGCAGTACCGGGATGCAAAATTTTTGAAGTCAAGCTATAGTTCGTTTGCCAAAACCGGCATGACGGGTCTGGTGGTTGGCGGACTGAGTCTGCTTGGCCTGGCTATCGTTCTGTTTGTGTGGGGCATTCCGTCACTGGCCGAGAAAGTAGCATCGCACTTTCCGGTAAGTTATGAGCGGGCCATGGGAGCGCAGTTGCATGCCCAGATGATGCAGGGCCAAACAATAGATTCTGCCAAAACCGAAGCCTTGCAAAAATACCTTTCCGCGCTAAAAGTAGAATCTGATTTTCCGATACATGTAACCGTAGTGGAGAATGACATGGTAAATGCCTTTGCCGTGCCGGGCGGTTTTATAGTTGTGCACGATGGTATACTGGATAAAATGGAGCGCCACGAGGAATTGGCAGGTTTGCTGGGTCACGAGATCGGGCACGTGCAGATGCGCCATTCTACCAAAGCCTTAACCCGTAGTTTATCTTATTTCATGCTGGCCTCGGTGTTGTTTGGGGATGTAAGCGGTATTGCAGCCGTTATAGTTGATAATGCCTCTACGCTGAACAACCTGGAGTATAGCCGCACCGCAGAATCCGACTCAGATAAGGCCGGGCTGGAATTGCTGGTTCAAAACAAACTGAACCCAAAAGGCATGGTCTGGTTGATGGAAAAACTTAATTCCGACGAACCCGAGTTTTTGAAATTCATCAGCACGCACCCAAACACCAACGACCGTATCAAGGAAATAGAAAGCCACATCCCCAAAACCAACTATAAACCGCAGCCAAATCCGGAACTGGAAGCAGCGTGGGCTGAATTAAAAGCAGATTAG
- a CDS encoding YjgN family protein has translation MQETSTEQETTISKPTLAFKGQGSELFSIQIVNIVLMLVTLGLYYPWAKAKNLQYIYRKTELADSPFTFHGTGKEMFIGFIKGLGIFAVLIGVFMYGFMHGDNGVKFLCFALYFIGLLALIPLAIHGMMRYRTSRTSWRGIHMGYRGTLGNMYKVYFTGFFLSIITFGIYSFWFDTNLRKEILGNTRFGNAKFRFIGEGSDLLLVHIKGYFLTLVTLGIYGFWYMKDLINFNINNILIEQDGKYSRLDSSLTGGQYFKLAVGNLLIIVFTLGLGYAWVVTRTMAAIFNNCEILGEFNPDALAQTEEEYKNATFEDMADMMDIGLV, from the coding sequence ATGCAGGAAACTTCTACAGAACAGGAAACAACTATTTCCAAACCAACCTTAGCTTTTAAAGGGCAGGGCTCCGAACTATTCAGCATCCAGATCGTGAACATCGTGCTGATGCTGGTAACGCTGGGCCTTTACTACCCTTGGGCCAAAGCCAAAAATCTGCAATATATCTACCGCAAAACAGAGCTGGCTGATAGTCCTTTTACATTCCATGGTACAGGTAAAGAGATGTTTATCGGCTTTATAAAAGGCCTGGGCATATTTGCTGTGCTGATAGGCGTGTTTATGTATGGCTTTATGCATGGCGATAACGGTGTTAAGTTCTTATGCTTTGCGCTATACTTTATTGGGCTACTGGCCCTGATTCCGCTGGCAATACATGGCATGATGCGTTACCGCACCTCGCGCACCAGCTGGCGTGGCATACACATGGGCTACCGTGGCACACTGGGCAATATGTACAAAGTGTACTTTACCGGTTTCTTCCTGAGCATCATCACGTTCGGTATCTATAGTTTCTGGTTTGATACAAACCTGCGCAAAGAGATACTGGGCAACACCCGTTTCGGAAATGCAAAATTCCGTTTTATCGGCGAGGGCAGCGACCTGTTGCTGGTGCATATTAAAGGCTATTTCCTGACGCTGGTAACCTTAGGTATTTATGGTTTCTGGTACATGAAAGACCTGATAAACTTTAACATCAACAACATTTTAATTGAGCAGGATGGCAAGTATAGCCGCCTTGACTCGTCGCTGACAGGCGGGCAGTATTTTAAGCTGGCTGTAGGCAATTTGCTTATTATAGTATTCACGCTGGGCCTGGGTTATGCCTGGGTAGTTACCAGAACAATGGCAGCTATCTTTAACAACTGCGAGATACTGGGTGAGTTTAACCCGGATGCGCTTGCCCAGACAGAAGAAGAGTATAAAAACGCTACCTTTGAAGACATGGCCGACATGATGGACATTGGCTTAGTATAA